One Hordeum vulgare subsp. vulgare chromosome 4H, MorexV3_pseudomolecules_assembly, whole genome shotgun sequence DNA window includes the following coding sequences:
- the LOC123450881 gene encoding probable calcium-binding protein CML16 produces the protein MKKVFSRFDTDGDGRISPSELAAVSRAIAPPATESAGGREVASMMDELDTDRDGYVDLGEFAAFHDRDRGERELDAELRDAFDINGDGRISDAELSKVLSRIGEGCTARPRTQRRPWPPIAAHTPRCAPSGCGGRRERGELPARRFEALARSCRAASLALSNRKEIATPHLGAVNSLQVPFSPSRSSNRTPITASPTLRPRISCA, from the exons ATGAAGAAGGTGTTCTCCCGCTTCGACACGGACGGGGACGGCAGGATCTCGCCCTCGGAGCTGGCGGCCGTGTCGCGCGCCATCGCGCCGCCGGCCACCGAGTCGGCAGGGGGCCGGGAGGTGGCGTCCATGATGGACGAGCTCGACACCGACCGCGACGGCTACGTGGACCTCGGCGAGTTCGCCGCCTTCCATGACCGTGACCGCGGGGAGCGCGAGCTGGACGCCGAGCTGCGTGATGCCTTCGACATCAACGGCGACGGTCGCATCTCCGACGCCGAGCTCAGCAAGGTCCTGTCCCGGATCGGCGAGGGATGCACCGCCAGGCCCCGTACCCAGCGTCGTCCCTGGCCGCCGATTGC AGCGCATACACCGCGGTGCGCCCCGAGTGGATGTGGTGGGAGGAGGGAACGCGGGGAGCTGCCCGCGCGGCGCTTCGAGGCCCTCGCCCGCTCTTGCCGCGCCGCCTCGCTCGCGCTCTCCAACCGCAAGGAGATCGCCACCCCGCACCTCGGCGCCGTCAACTCCCTCCAGgtccccttctccccctctcgtTCCTCCAATCGCACCCCTATCACTGCCTCCCCAACCTTACGCCCCCGCATCAGCTGTGCGTAG